A window of the Phycicoccus sp. M110.8 genome harbors these coding sequences:
- a CDS encoding MOSC domain-containing protein, producing the protein MTERAERLTSAQGLAALEVVSLQRFPVKATGAEPCSSLEVEDRGVVGDRGYAIYDVAGKLASGKHSRRFRRMDPVFELESWMAGDVVHLRLPDGTRVVAGSPEADERLSGLFGEPVAVRRETTTPHFDAGSVSLVGTATLVELGRHEGDGRPLDPRHLRANVVVTTTEPYAEDAWVGRELTVGGVRLRVLEPIERCRMVGVAQVDLPARPGMLKTVSDQHDLCAGVYSEVLRPGTVAVGDVVHLD; encoded by the coding sequence GTGACGGAGAGGGCGGAGCGGTTGACGTCGGCGCAGGGGCTCGCTGCGCTGGAAGTCGTTTCCCTGCAACGGTTCCCGGTGAAGGCGACGGGTGCCGAGCCATGCTCCTCGCTCGAGGTCGAGGACCGTGGCGTGGTCGGCGACCGCGGGTACGCGATCTACGACGTCGCCGGCAAGCTGGCGTCGGGCAAGCACTCCCGCCGGTTCCGCCGGATGGACCCGGTGTTCGAGCTCGAGTCGTGGATGGCCGGCGACGTGGTGCACCTCCGGCTCCCGGACGGGACCAGGGTGGTGGCGGGGTCGCCGGAGGCGGACGAGCGGCTCAGCGGTCTCTTCGGTGAGCCGGTCGCGGTGCGCAGGGAGACCACCACGCCGCACTTCGACGCGGGCAGCGTCTCCCTCGTCGGCACCGCGACCCTGGTCGAGCTCGGGCGGCACGAGGGCGACGGCAGGCCGCTCGACCCGCGGCACCTGCGCGCGAACGTCGTCGTCACCACCACCGAGCCGTATGCCGAGGACGCCTGGGTGGGCCGCGAGCTCACGGTCGGCGGGGTGCGCCTGCGGGTGCTCGAGCCGATCGAGCGGTGCCGCATGGTCGGCGTCGCGCAGGTCGACCTGCCGGCACGGCCGGGGATGCTCAAGACCGTCAGCGACCAGCACGACCTCTGCGCCGGGGTGTACTCGGAGGTCCTGCGCCCGGGGACCGTCGCCGTCGGCGACGTCGTGCACCTGGACTGA
- a CDS encoding NAD-glutamate dehydrogenase produces the protein MSGSLEQSRQQLLHTAAERADHAGGEGVEAYLRSYYRHVATEDLLARAPEDILGAALAHRELAQHRPVGTATVDVFNPEVEEQGWTSGHTVIQVVTDDMPFLVDSVSSELLRMDRVVHLVVHPAMTVRRNAAGELEEVLLDGNGNGAAAGGFGQVRESWMHLEVDRDSDPESRERIAENLRRVLGNVREAVEDWPKMRAACRQVAADLDTEPPHGIPDEEVGQARQLLDWLSDNHFTFLGYREYALHRGVDADRLQAVHGTGLGLLRYDPTGEGVLLSEQARQVARARELLIITKANSRATVHRNTYLDYVSVKQFDAEGEVTGEKRFLGLFTSSAYTESVTRVPVLRDKVDAVFERSGYLPDSHSGKDLLEVLENYPRDELFQTDEETLLDNATDVLHLQERRKTKLFLRRDRFGRFVSCLVYIPRDRYNTAVRLKMETILRRAFAGASVDYTTRVSESVLAQLHFVVRVPSGASIPDVDESVLERQLVDATRTWEEDLGEAARTEHGEEAAARLAGLYGRAFPEAYKEDFSPRVGVADIRQMEGLADDDATGLNMYQEPGAPANERRFKLYRRSPLSLTQVLPMFTHMGVEVVDERPYEIERSDGVTLYVYDFGLRVRNDKVWTGEGGRDRLRELFQDAVGAVWQGRAESDGFNALVLGAGLTWRQVVILRTVAKYLRQTGSTFSQDYVESALVQNLGLAGKLVSLFETRFDPSRYAGGAGEERAAAEAEVVEAITAGLDDVSSLDQDRIIRAFLGVITAALRTNFYQVDDDGRPKPYVSVKLDPTKVPDLPAPRPQFEIFVYSPRVEGVHLRFGPVARGGLRWSDRREDFRTEILGLVKAQMVKNAVIVPTGSKGGFYAKQLPDPSVDRDAWLAEGIESYKVFISGLLDLTDNRKGGEVVPPPSVVRHDPDDSYLVVAADKGTATFSDIANGVAQSYGFWLDDAFASGGSAGYDHKAMGITARGAWESVKRHFREMGVDTQSQDFTVVGIGDMSGDVFGNGMLLSEHIRLMAAFDHRHIFVDPSPDAATSYPERKRLFELSRSSWADYDRSLISAGGGVFERTLKAIRITPEMTEALGLPKGVTSMTPAELMKAILLAPVDLLWNGGIGTYVKAAGESSSDIGDRANDAIRVDGADLRVKAVGEGGNLGLSQLGRIEAARNGVRVNTDAIDNSAGVDTSDHEVNIKILLTEQVRGGDMTLKQRNSLLASMTDDVARQVLRHNYEQNVLLGNARAQEHPMLPVHQRLIHWLEERGDLDRGLEFLPSDSEIDRRFAAGEGLKSPEFSVLVAYAKLALKEDLLPTELPDDPWFQQTLTDYFPPALREQFAAELGQHPLRREIITNSVVNSMVNRGGITFAFRAMEETGATPEQIARAFVVAREIFDLPSFVAQVEALDNVVSTDVQSRLYLEFRRLIDRAIRWFLTSRPSRLDVAGEVARFGAVVAELAPRIPELLQGAELKRLQRNAAGLEKAGVPEALAMRAASLLDQFSLLDIVDICTDTEESPADVAPLYFVLSERFGIDGMLSRVTNLPRDDRWDALARGALRDDLYAVLESLVRSVIDASTTGAEPAKRYAQWADANAESLTRAKAALHGIERLDKPNIAALSVALRTLRSVIRSGAAST, from the coding sequence ATGTCTGGGTCGCTGGAGCAGTCTCGTCAGCAGCTGTTGCACACCGCCGCCGAGCGGGCCGACCACGCGGGCGGTGAGGGGGTCGAGGCGTACCTGCGCAGCTACTACCGGCACGTCGCCACCGAGGACCTCCTGGCCCGGGCCCCGGAGGACATCCTCGGCGCCGCGCTGGCCCACCGGGAGCTGGCCCAGCACCGGCCCGTGGGCACGGCGACCGTCGACGTCTTCAACCCCGAGGTCGAGGAGCAGGGCTGGACCAGCGGGCACACCGTCATCCAGGTCGTCACCGACGACATGCCCTTCCTCGTCGACTCCGTGAGCTCCGAGCTGCTGCGGATGGACCGCGTGGTGCACCTCGTGGTCCACCCGGCGATGACGGTCCGCCGCAACGCTGCCGGCGAGCTGGAGGAGGTGCTGCTCGACGGCAACGGCAACGGTGCCGCGGCCGGTGGTTTCGGCCAGGTGCGGGAGTCGTGGATGCACCTCGAGGTCGACCGCGACAGCGACCCCGAGAGCCGCGAGCGCATCGCCGAGAACCTGCGCCGCGTGCTGGGAAACGTGCGCGAGGCCGTCGAGGACTGGCCCAAGATGCGCGCCGCCTGCCGGCAGGTCGCCGCCGACCTCGACACCGAGCCGCCGCACGGCATACCGGACGAGGAGGTCGGGCAGGCGCGCCAGCTCCTCGACTGGCTGTCCGACAACCACTTCACGTTCCTCGGGTACCGCGAGTACGCCCTGCACCGCGGCGTGGACGCCGACCGGCTCCAGGCGGTGCACGGCACCGGGCTCGGCCTGCTGCGGTACGACCCCACCGGCGAGGGCGTGCTGCTCTCGGAGCAGGCGCGCCAGGTCGCCCGCGCGCGCGAGCTGCTCATCATCACCAAGGCCAACTCGCGGGCGACGGTGCACCGCAACACCTACCTCGACTACGTCAGCGTCAAGCAGTTCGACGCCGAGGGCGAGGTCACCGGGGAGAAGCGGTTCCTCGGCCTGTTCACCTCCAGCGCCTACACCGAGTCCGTCACGCGGGTGCCGGTGTTGCGCGACAAGGTCGACGCCGTGTTCGAGCGCAGCGGGTACCTGCCCGACTCGCACTCGGGCAAGGACCTGCTCGAGGTGCTCGAGAACTACCCGCGGGACGAGCTGTTCCAGACCGACGAGGAGACGCTCCTCGACAACGCGACCGACGTGCTGCACCTGCAGGAGCGCCGCAAGACCAAGCTGTTCCTGCGCCGCGACCGGTTCGGCCGGTTCGTGTCCTGCCTCGTCTACATCCCGCGCGACCGCTACAACACGGCCGTCCGCCTCAAGATGGAGACCATCCTGCGGCGCGCGTTCGCCGGGGCGAGCGTCGACTACACGACGAGGGTGTCGGAGTCGGTCCTCGCCCAGCTGCACTTCGTCGTGCGCGTGCCCTCCGGCGCGTCCATCCCCGACGTCGACGAGTCGGTGCTCGAGCGCCAGCTCGTCGACGCCACCCGCACGTGGGAGGAGGACCTCGGCGAGGCGGCGCGCACCGAGCACGGCGAGGAGGCCGCTGCCCGGCTCGCGGGGCTCTACGGACGGGCCTTCCCCGAGGCGTACAAGGAGGACTTCAGCCCGCGGGTCGGCGTCGCGGACATCCGCCAGATGGAGGGCCTGGCCGACGACGACGCGACCGGCCTGAACATGTACCAGGAGCCGGGCGCGCCCGCGAACGAGCGCCGGTTCAAGCTCTACCGCCGCAGCCCGCTGTCGCTGACCCAGGTGCTGCCGATGTTCACGCACATGGGCGTCGAGGTCGTCGACGAGCGGCCCTACGAGATCGAGCGCAGTGACGGGGTCACGCTGTACGTGTACGACTTCGGGCTGCGCGTCCGCAACGACAAGGTGTGGACGGGGGAGGGCGGCCGCGACCGGCTGCGTGAGCTGTTCCAGGACGCGGTCGGCGCGGTCTGGCAGGGCCGGGCGGAGAGCGACGGGTTCAACGCGCTCGTGCTCGGTGCCGGGCTCACCTGGCGGCAGGTCGTCATCCTGCGCACCGTCGCGAAGTACCTGCGCCAGACGGGGTCCACGTTCTCGCAGGACTACGTCGAGAGCGCCCTGGTGCAGAACCTCGGGCTGGCCGGGAAGCTCGTGTCCCTCTTCGAGACCCGCTTCGACCCCAGCCGGTATGCCGGTGGGGCCGGCGAGGAGCGCGCGGCCGCCGAGGCGGAGGTCGTCGAGGCGATCACCGCCGGGCTGGACGACGTGAGCTCGCTCGACCAGGACCGCATCATCCGGGCCTTCCTGGGCGTCATCACGGCGGCCCTGCGGACGAACTTCTACCAAGTCGACGACGACGGCCGGCCGAAGCCGTACGTGTCGGTCAAGCTCGACCCCACCAAGGTGCCGGACCTGCCGGCCCCGCGGCCGCAGTTCGAGATCTTCGTCTACAGCCCGCGGGTCGAGGGCGTGCACCTGCGGTTCGGTCCAGTGGCGCGCGGCGGCCTGCGCTGGTCGGACCGCCGGGAGGACTTCCGCACGGAGATCCTCGGCCTGGTCAAGGCGCAGATGGTCAAGAACGCCGTCATCGTGCCGACCGGCTCCAAGGGCGGGTTCTACGCCAAGCAGCTGCCCGACCCGTCGGTCGACCGCGACGCGTGGCTGGCCGAGGGCATCGAGTCCTACAAGGTGTTCATCTCCGGCCTGCTCGACCTCACCGACAACCGCAAGGGCGGCGAGGTCGTGCCGCCGCCGTCCGTGGTCCGCCACGACCCGGACGACTCCTACCTCGTCGTCGCCGCGGACAAGGGGACGGCGACGTTCTCCGACATCGCCAACGGCGTCGCCCAGTCCTACGGCTTCTGGCTCGACGACGCGTTCGCCTCGGGCGGCTCCGCGGGCTACGACCACAAGGCGATGGGCATCACGGCCCGCGGTGCCTGGGAGTCGGTCAAGCGCCACTTCCGCGAGATGGGCGTCGACACCCAGTCGCAGGACTTCACCGTCGTCGGCATCGGCGACATGTCCGGCGACGTGTTCGGCAACGGCATGCTGCTGTCGGAGCACATCCGGCTCATGGCCGCCTTCGACCACCGGCACATCTTCGTCGACCCGAGCCCGGACGCGGCGACGTCCTACCCGGAGCGCAAGCGGCTCTTCGAGCTGTCCCGGTCCTCCTGGGCGGACTACGACCGGTCGCTGATCTCGGCCGGCGGCGGCGTCTTCGAGCGGACCCTCAAGGCCATCCGGATCACCCCGGAGATGACCGAGGCGCTCGGGCTGCCCAAGGGCGTGACCTCGATGACACCGGCCGAGCTGATGAAGGCGATCCTGCTCGCGCCGGTCGACCTGCTCTGGAACGGCGGCATCGGCACCTACGTCAAGGCGGCCGGCGAGTCGAGCTCCGACATCGGCGACCGCGCCAACGACGCGATCCGCGTCGACGGCGCGGACCTGCGGGTCAAGGCGGTGGGCGAGGGCGGCAACCTCGGGCTCTCCCAGCTGGGTCGGATCGAGGCCGCCCGCAACGGAGTTCGCGTCAACACCGACGCCATCGACAACTCCGCAGGCGTCGACACGTCCGACCACGAGGTCAACATCAAGATCCTGCTCACCGAGCAGGTGCGGGGCGGCGACATGACGCTCAAGCAGCGCAACTCGCTGCTGGCCTCGATGACCGACGACGTGGCCCGCCAGGTGCTGCGCCACAACTACGAGCAGAACGTGCTGCTCGGCAACGCCAGGGCCCAGGAACACCCCATGCTCCCCGTGCACCAGCGGCTCATCCACTGGCTGGAGGAGCGCGGAGACCTCGACCGCGGACTGGAGTTCCTGCCGAGCGACTCCGAGATCGACCGCCGGTTCGCGGCGGGCGAAGGCCTGAAGTCGCCGGAGTTCTCGGTCCTGGTCGCCTACGCCAAGCTGGCGCTCAAGGAGGACCTGCTCCCGACCGAGCTGCCCGACGACCCGTGGTTCCAGCAGACGCTGACCGACTACTTCCCGCCGGCACTGCGCGAGCAGTTCGCCGCCGAGCTCGGGCAGCACCCGCTGCGCCGCGAGATCATCACCAACTCGGTCGTGAACTCGATGGTGAACCGGGGAGGCATCACCTTCGCGTTCCGGGCGATGGAGGAGACCGGGGCGACGCCCGAGCAGATCGCGCGCGCCTTCGTCGTGGCCCGCGAGATCTTCGACCTGCCGTCCTTCGTGGCCCAGGTCGAGGCGCTCGACAACGTCGTCTCCACGGACGTGCAGAGCCGGCTCTACCTGGAGTTCCGGCGCCTCATCGACCGCGCGATCCGGTGGTTCCTCACCTCGCGCCCCTCGCGGCTCGACGTCGCGGGGGAGGTGGCCCGCTTCGGCGCGGTCGTCGCCGAGCTCGCGCCGCGGATCCCCGAGCTGCTGCAGGGTGCGGAGCTGAAGCGGTTGCAGCGCAACGCTGCCGGGCTGGAGAAGGCCGGTGTGCCGGAGGCGCTGGCGATGCGCGCCGCGAGCCTGCTCGACCAGTTCTCGCTGCTCGACATCGTCGACATCTGCACCGACACCGAGGAGTCGCCGGCCGACGTGGCGCCGCTGTACTTCGTGCTGTCGGAGCGGTTCGGCATCGACGGCATGCTCAGCCGCGTCACCAACCTGCCGCGTGACGACCGCTGGGACGCCCTGGCCCGCGGTGCCCTGCGCGACGACCTGTATGCCGTGCTCGAGAGCCTGGTGCGCAGCGTGATCGACGCGTCGACGACGGGTGCGGAGCCGGCGAAGCGGTACGCCCAGTGGGCCGACGCGAACGCCGAGTCGCTGACCCGGGCCAAGGCCGCGCTGCACGGGATCGAGCGGCTCGACAAGCCCAACATCGCCGCCCTGTCGGTGGCCCTGCGCACCCTGCGCTCGGTCATCCGCTCCGGCGCTGCGTCCACGTGA
- a CDS encoding DUF6131 family protein, producing the protein MIILGIILLIIGLVASISILTTIGIILIVVGLILSLLGATGRAIGGRKTWY; encoded by the coding sequence GTGATCATCCTCGGCATCATTCTGCTGATCATCGGCCTCGTGGCCTCGATTTCCATCCTGACGACCATCGGCATCATCCTGATCGTCGTCGGCCTGATCCTCTCCCTCCTGGGCGCCACCGGCCGCGCCATCGGTGGACGAAAGACCTGGTACTGA